One window from the genome of Eucalyptus grandis isolate ANBG69807.140 chromosome 7, ASM1654582v1, whole genome shotgun sequence encodes:
- the LOC104453573 gene encoding DEAD-box ATP-dependent RNA helicase 21: MKRPIEDGASAPAPASAPAAATAAKPVFLTKAEREKLALQRRQDEVATAQKRRQEQLLLAQDGGGGSDQKPSDPDRRDRDRDRDRERDRPRDRERERDRERERERDRERDRRERDRESERRNREREREEEAKARERARLEKLAEREREKELDAIKEQYLGSKKPKKRVIKPSEKFRFSFDWENTEDTSRDMNALYQNPHEAQLLFGRGFRAGMDRREQKKLAAKNEKELREEIRRKEGVEEKPEEALAQKQREEAADVYDTFDMRVDRHWTEKKLEEMTERDWRIFREDFNISYKGSKIPRPMRSWAESHLSSELLKAVERAGYKTPSPIQMAAIPLGLQQRDVIGVAETGSGKTCAFVLPMLTYISRLPPLTEENEAEGPYAVVMAPTRELAQQIEEETMKFAHYMGIKVVSIVGGQSIEQQGFRIRNGCEVVIATPGRLVDCLERRYVVLNQCNYVVLDEADRMIDMGFEPQVVGVLDAMPSSNFKPENEDEELDEKKIYRTTYMFSATMPPAVERLARKYLRNPVVVTIGTAGKTTDLISQHVMMMKESEKFPRLQKFLDELGDKTAIVFVNTKKNADTVAKNLDRAGYKVTTLHGGKSQEQREISLEGFRSKRYTVLVATDVAGRGIDIPDVAHVINYDMPGNIEMYTHRIGRTGRAGKTGVATTFLTLHDTDVFYDLKQMLIQSNSPVPPELARHEASKFKPGSIPDRPPRRNDTVFAH, encoded by the coding sequence ATGAAGCGCCCGATCGAGGACGGCGcctccgcccccgcccccgcctcCGCCCCGgcggccgccaccgccgccaagCCTGTCTTCCTCACCAAGGCCGAGCGCGAGAAGCTCGCCCTCCAGCGCCGCCAGGACGAGGTGGCCACCGCCCAGAAGCGCCGCCAGGAGCAGCTCCTCCTCGCCcaggacggcggcggcggctccgaCCAGAAGCCCTCCGATCCCGACCGCCGCGACCGCGACCGCGACCGCGACCGGGAGCGGGACCGGCCGCGAGACCGGGAACGGGAGCGCGACAGGGAGCGGGAGCGGGAGCGGGACCGCGAGCGGGATCGACGGGAGCGGGATCGTGAATCCGAGAGGAGGAACCGCGAGAGGGAGCGCGAGGAGGAGGCGAAGGCACGGGAGCGGGCCCGGCTGGAGAAGCTGGCGGAGAGGGAGCGGGAGAAGGAGCTCGACGCCATAAAGGAGCAGTACCTGGGGTCGAAGAAGCCTAAGAAGCGGGTCATCAAGCCGAGCGAGAAGTTCAGGTTCTCGTTCGATTGGGAGAACACTGAGGACACCTCCCGGGACATGAACGCGCTCTACCAGAACCCTCACGAGGCGCAGCTGCTGTTCGGGCGAGGGTTCCGCGCCGGCATGGATCGCAGGGAGCAGAAGAAGCTCGCGGCGAAGAACGAGAAGGAGCTCCGTGAGGAGATTCGTCGGAAGGAAGGGGTTGAGGAGAAGCCCGAGGAGGCCCTCGCGCAGAAGCAAAGAGAGGAGGCTGCGGATGTGTATGATACGTTTGATATGAGGGTTGATAGGCATTGGACCGAGAAGAAGCTCGAGGAGATGACCGAGAGAGATTGGAGGATCTTCAGGGAAGATTTCAATATCTCCTACAAAGGGTCTAAGATACCTAGGCCTATGCGGAGCTGGGCAGAGAGTCATTTGAGCTCCGAGCTTCTGAAGGCTGTGGAGAGAGCAGGGTACAAGACACCTTCTCCTATTCAGATGGCTGCAATTCCTCTTGGGTTGCAGCAGCGCGATGTCATTGGCGTTGCGGAGACTGGTTCTGGTAAGACTTGTGCTTTTGTGCTCCCTATGTTAACTTACATTTCAAGGTTACCTCCGCTGACTGAGGAGAATGAGGCCGAAGGGCCTTATGCTGTTGTGATGGCACCGACTCGTGAACTTGCTCAACAAATCGAGGAGGAGACTATGAAGTTCGCCCATTATATGGGGATTAAGGTGGTTTCAATTGTTGGTGGGCAGTCAATCGAGCAGCAGGGGTTTAGGATTAGGAATGGATGTGAGGTTGTGATAGCAACACCAGGGCGTTTGGTTGATTGTCTGGAGAGGCGTTATGTTGTTCTTAACCAGTGTAACTATGTTGTTCTTGATGAGGCTGATAGGATGATTGATATGGGTTTCGAGCCACAAGTTGTGGGTGTGTTGGATGCAATGCCGTCCAGTAATTTTAAGCCTGAGAATGAGGATGAGGAGCTTGACGAGAAGAAGATCTACCGCACTACTTATATGTTTAGTGCTACGATGCCGCCTGCTGTCGAGCGGCTCGCAAGGAAGTATTTGAGAAATCCTGTAGTGGTTACAATAGGTACTGCTGGAAAAACTACTGACTTGATATCTCAAcatgtgatgatgatgaaggaATCAGAGAAGTTTCCCAGGTTACAGAAGTTCCTTGATGAACTTGGCGATAAGACAGCAATTGTCTTTGTTAACACTAAGAAGAATGCAGATACAGTTGCTAAGAATCTGGATAGGGCAGGCTACAAAGTGACTACTTTGCATGGTGGAAAGTCTCAGGAACAAAGAGAGATAAGCCTGGAAGGTTTTAGATCCAAGAGATATACCGTGCTAGTGGCAACAGATGTCGCAGGGCGTGGTATTGATATACCTGATGTGGCCCATGTAATTAATTATGATATGCCTGGTAACATAGAAATGTATACGCATCGTATAGGGCGAACAGGTCGTGCTGGTAAGACTGGTGTGGCTACAACATTCCTGACTCTACACGACACAGATGTCTTTTATGATCTGAAGCAGATGCTTATTCAAAGTAACAGTCCAGTGCCTCCTGAGCTGGCGAGGCATGAGGCATCAAAATTCAAGCCTGGATCAATTCCTGACAGGCCTCCTAGACGAAATGACACCGTTTTTGCTCACTAA